A part of Candidatus Palauibacter australiensis genomic DNA contains:
- the dnaB gene encoding replicative DNA helicase, whose product MVDTAISLPSDAIEARRTPWSEEAEISVLGAMLIDGDAVAVALEQIDDSGFHREGNRRIFRAMVRLYGRGDVIDAVTLADELQTAAELEAVGGMAYLAKLVDAVPTAANVGHHCRILRDKTVLRRLISSATEIIQDAYDAGSGEVDETLDRAEQRIFEISQAEQRGTFVRIKEVLRSTMDRIDELVRNPGTITGVASGFTDLDRMTAGFQPADLVVLAGRPSMGKTALALNIAQHTAIAEDVPVAIFSLEMSRESLVQRMLSSESKVDSSRIRTGRLSSDDFTRLASGAGHLNTAPIWIDDTPAISPIELRAKVRRLHAEVGVGLVVLDYLQLMSGGARIENRQQEISAISRSLKAIAKEVGVPLLALSQLSRAPEQREGNRPRLSDLRESGAIEQDADVVLFIFREEMHRKPEEVEERGLAGKAELIVGKQRNGPTGTVELYFHKAFTAFESVSRRPEPD is encoded by the coding sequence TTGGTTGACACGGCGATCAGCCTCCCCAGCGACGCCATCGAGGCCCGGCGCACGCCCTGGTCCGAAGAGGCCGAGATCTCGGTCCTCGGGGCGATGCTCATCGATGGCGACGCCGTCGCCGTCGCCCTCGAACAGATCGACGATTCCGGCTTCCACCGGGAGGGCAACCGCCGGATCTTCCGCGCGATGGTGCGCCTGTACGGGCGCGGCGACGTGATCGACGCCGTCACGCTCGCGGACGAACTGCAGACGGCCGCGGAACTCGAGGCCGTCGGGGGGATGGCGTACCTCGCGAAGCTCGTGGATGCGGTGCCCACCGCCGCCAACGTCGGCCACCACTGCCGCATTCTGCGCGACAAGACGGTGCTCCGGCGGCTCATCTCCAGCGCCACCGAGATCATCCAGGACGCCTACGATGCGGGGTCGGGCGAGGTCGACGAGACGCTCGACCGCGCCGAGCAGAGGATCTTCGAGATCTCGCAGGCGGAGCAGCGCGGGACCTTCGTCCGCATCAAGGAAGTCCTGCGCTCGACGATGGACCGGATCGACGAACTCGTGCGCAACCCCGGCACGATTACCGGCGTCGCGTCCGGGTTCACCGACCTCGACCGCATGACGGCGGGGTTCCAGCCCGCCGACCTGGTCGTGCTCGCCGGCCGCCCCTCGATGGGCAAGACGGCCCTCGCGCTCAACATCGCCCAGCACACGGCGATCGCCGAGGACGTTCCGGTGGCGATCTTTTCGCTTGAAATGTCGAGAGAGTCGCTCGTCCAGCGCATGCTGAGCTCGGAGTCCAAGGTGGATTCGAGCCGGATCCGGACGGGGCGCTTGTCATCCGACGACTTCACGCGGCTGGCGAGCGGGGCCGGGCACCTGAACACGGCCCCGATCTGGATCGACGATACGCCCGCGATCTCACCAATCGAACTCCGCGCCAAGGTGCGGCGCCTGCACGCGGAAGTCGGCGTGGGGCTCGTCGTGCTTGACTACCTGCAGCTGATGTCCGGCGGGGCGCGGATCGAGAACCGCCAGCAGGAGATCAGCGCGATCTCCCGGTCGCTGAAGGCGATCGCCAAGGAGGTCGGCGTGCCGCTCCTCGCCCTCTCGCAGCTCTCGCGGGCGCCCGAACAGCGCGAAGGGAACCGTCCCAGGCTCTCCGACCTGCGCGAGTCGGGCGCGATCGAACAGGATGCGGACGTCGTCCTCTTCATCTTCCGCGAGGAGATGCACCGCAAGCCGGAAGAGGTGGAGGAACGGGGATTGGCGGGGAAGGCCGAACTCATCGTGGGCAAGCAGCGCAACGGGCCGACCGGAACCGTCGAACTCTACTTCCACAAGGCCTTCACGGCGTTCGAATCCGTGAGCCGCCGTCCGGAACCCGACTAG